TTTCTTTTTGGAATGCCTTCCGATGTTTTTGCGGCGACAACTCCGAGTTGGATCCCGTCAAAGATCAAACAGTTTGTTTTGACCAAGCTCCTTTATATTCTTCAAGGGCCCTATAAGAATTACGGGCTTCCCGAGAACACGACGTTGGCCCTAAGTCATCACCCGACGTTGAATTCGGATCTTCTGGATTTTATTCGTCATGGAAGAATCAAACCTCGACCTGCAATCAAAGCTCTTCATGGAAAGGAAGTCGAGTTTGTAAACGGAGTAAGGGAACATTTTGATATCATCTGTGCTTGTACGGGATTCTGGACGACGTTTCCATTTTTTGATAAATCTTTTATCGACTTTCAATACGTGGAGAAGATCCCGCTCTTTCGAAAGATGATGCACAACGATTATCAGAATCTTTATTTCATCGGGCTCTTTCAACCCGTGGGTTGTATTTGGCCGATGGCGGATTATCAGGCGAAACTCGCTTGTATGGAGATATTAGGAAAGTATCAAAGACCGAAAGATCTCAAAGCCGCTATTCAATATGAAATTAAACATCCTCACTTTACATTTGGAGGAGGACAACGGCACGCAGTGGAAGTAGATTACCACGCCTTCCGAAACGAATTAAAGACCGAACTTTTGAAAGCCGGAATTGATATTGGAAAACCACCCGGAGGAAAAAAATCTCTCTATAAGGTTTATTCAAAGATCGTTTCCCAAGAACCGGTCGCTTCGAAATAAATTTCTGCGATCAACCAACCCGTCTCCGGCGATCGGGGCGGGTTTGATTCTACGACTTTGTTTTTTTAAATTTTGTTAACTGTTCAAACACGGAATTTACGGTTGCGATTCGATTCTCCACTTTTTTGGCCGCCGCTTCCAGAGTAAAACCCTCGTCTAAAAGTTCTTTGATCAATAAGATTTTCTTTATATTCCGATAATCGTATCTTCTATTTTTTCCTTCTTCTTCCGTAAGAGAACGGATGATTCCTTTGTCTTCCCAGTAGCGAATTTTTCGAACCGGGATTTGTGTGATTTCGGAAACTTCCCCGATGCCGACTACGAGTTTCCCAAGAATCTCTAGATCAAGCTCCAATTCTTTTTGATTTGAATCTTCGTCTTTTGCGGGGTTAGGCTTTTTTTTCATCTTTTTTTACCGGTGATTTTAGGTCTGCAAGCTTCTCTTTAGTCATGGGGCGGGAGTTTTGGGATTTTTTAAAGAATAAAAAACAGGAAGATTACGGGAAAAAATTGTAGATTATCTACAATTTTGGTTTCGGCGATCGTCTATAGGATTGTAGATAATCTACAATTAAGGAGAATTAAATACAATGGAAAAAACAAGATCAAGCGCGGAAGTCGTGAAGGATTTTTTTAACGCATTTGGAAACGGAGATTTTGAAGGTATTCTGAGACTTTTTGACGAGGAGGCTTCGATCGTCGCCGTAAGAAATGACTTCGATCGATCGGGGCTTTACGGAACCTACAAAGGAAAGGACGGGCTTCAGAAGTTTCTTTCCAACTTGGGAAGTCACTTCGATACAAAATCTTTTTCGGTGGATTCCGTAATAGGAGAAGGCGACGTTGCGTTTGCAAACGGCAGCTTTGTTCATAAACTAAAGAATACCGGAAATCTGTTTAACAGCGACTGGGCACTGAAATGTATCGTTCGGGACAATCGGATTCTGGGTTATCACTTTTACGAAGACTCCGCGGCTTTCGAAAAGGCGAACGTATCTTCGGAAGGCCGTTGACTCCGAGCAAAAGATCGGAATTAAGAAATTCTTATTAAAAAAGAGTCCATCCTTCCAAGCAAAGACGACGTTCCGCGCAAAGCCTGATAGACTTGTGACTGTTAGGAGTTATCGGCGCAATCGATGTCGAAATTGAAAATGGAAGATGCAAAAATAAGTTCAAACGATCTCTCCATAGGGATCCGAATTGTGATCCCTATTTTTTTGTTTTTGTTTTGAGAATTTATAACGTCTTGAGAATCCCGATCACACCTCTAAAAGGATTGATCAATCTTACTTTTATCTATTTATTTTAATTTACGGCGTTTTTTCGGTTTAATCTTTTTTGAGCGGATCTAAGTTCCCCGTCAGCCAAAAGCAGCGTCCATTCCGGAAAATGTCTCACTAAAAAATATTGAAGCCAAGAATCCCAGGTTGCATAACCGATAAATTTTCTTTTCGGAAACCAGGAAACAAAGGCACGGGAAACCTTTTCCACGGAATGAGTTGCATTGAGTGCTGAACCCATTTCGATTTCTTTTACGAGGTCGGGTTTGTCTTGATTTTCCTTTTCTAAACCGGGAGTCTCCGTCGTCGGCGGTAGAAAAATCTTAACTCGAACGTTGTGAAGCATCATTTCTTGACGAAGAGACTGCGCAAATCCGGTGATGGCAAACTTACTCGCGGAGTAAGCGCCGTATCCATAGATTGAGAACGTTGCGAGCATCGAAGAAATCAGAACGATATCTCCGGAACCTTGTTTTATAAAATGATCCTGGAAGGCTCGAATCACGTTTACGTGACCGAAAAAGTTGATATCCATTAGATTTCGAAAATCGGAATCTTCCATGTCGTTTACCTTTCCCACTTTCGCATAACCGCTGTTACAGATCAAAAGATCCAAACCGTTCAGGATCTGGAGGGTTTTTTTCGCGGCCTTTTTTACTTGCGAAACATCGGAGACGTCTGCAATTACAAAGTCATAGATTGCGTCTTTGGGACCGATTTTTTTGAGCAATTTAACGGTTTCTTCCAGGGCTTTTTTTCCCCTTGCCGAAATCACGACGCTCGCTCCTTTTTGAGCGAACTCAAGAGCGAGGCCTTTCCCGATTCCCGTAGAACCTCCGGAGATGAAGATCTTTTTTCCCAAGAAAGAATTCTGATTTCGTTTCATAACGGCCACTTTTGATTTAAGCTGGAATACAAATGCGAAGAAACCGGGTTCTCCGCATTTGAGAGTGTAGCAAAGCGAGATTGAAAGGAAGGATCAAGGATTTTATTACATTCCCCTAAAAAAAAGAATGTAATAAAAATTGAATATTAAAATCTTATTTTTTAATTTTGTATCCGGTTTTAAAAATCAACCAAACTAAAAACATACAGACAGTCAGAAAAATGGAAACCATTCCTAAACTGACGCCCACGCTTACGTCCGCGATTTCATAAAAGCTCCAGCGAAAACCGCTCACGAGATAGAGAACCGGATTGAAAAGTGTAACCTTTTGCCAAAACGGCGGAAGCATACTCGCTGAATAAAAACTTCCTCCGAGAAACACGAGAGGAGTGATGATCAACATTGGAATGATCTGCAACTTTTCGAAGTTATCGGCCCAGATTCCGATGATAAAACCGAAAAGACTAAAAGAGATCGAAGTCAATATTAAAAATAAGACCATCACAAAAGGATGAGCTATGGTGACCGGAACAAATAAGGAAGCGGTCGCGAGCATGATTGTTCCTAAGATAACGGACTTGGTGGCGGCTGCACCTACGAATCCGATCACGATCTCGATCATGGAAATCGGAGCTGCCAAAATCTCATAGATGGTTCCGGTAAACTTAGGGAAATAAATTCCAAATGAAGAATTGGATATACTTTCCGTCAATAAAGACAACATGATCAGACCCGGAACTATAAAGGATCCGTAATCGACTCCATCCACTTTCTGAATTCTGGATCCGATGGCGGAACCGAACACTACAAAGTACAAGGATGTTGAAATGACCGGAGACGCGATGCTTTGAAAAAGGGTTCTCCAGGTTCTGGACATTTCGAAAATATAAATGGATTTGATTGCGTGAAGATTCATTCTGACTCCTTTACCAACTGAACAAAAATTTCTTCTAAGGAACTCTGAGTCGTATTCAGATCTTGAAATTCTATCTTAGCTTTTTTTAATTCTTGAAGAAGGGCAGATATACCGGTTTGTTTGGCGTGAGGATCATACGTGTAAACGAGTTGTTTCCCATTCTTAGATAGTTCCAAACCTTTTGTTTTTAAAGTTGCCGGGATTTTTTTCAAACTTTTATCGAGATCTACGAGGATCTGTTTTTTACCCAATTTCTGCATTAGAATTTTCTTATCTTCTACTAAGATCAATTCTCCCTTGTTCATCACTCCGATTCGGTCGGCGATCTCTTCGGCTTCTTCTATATAATGTGTCGTAAGGATGATCGTGACTCCGCTTTCCCTTAGGTTACGAACGATATTCCACATATCTTTTCTAAGTTCTACGTCCACGCCGGCGGTGGGTTCGTCTAAAAAGAGAACCGCCGGTTCGTGGGAAAGCGCCTTGGCGATGAGGACTCTACGTTTCATTCCCCCCGAAAGTGTAATGATCGTGCTGTCTTTTTTATCCCAAAGAGAAAGAGACTTTAAAAGTTTTTCAATATAATCGGGGTTAGGCGCTTTTCCATAAAGTCCGCGCGTAAAGCTGACAGTAGCCCAGACGGATTCGAAAGCGTGTACACTCAACTCCTGAGGAACCAATCCTATCTTGGAACGAGTGAATCGAAATTCTTTGAGAATATCCTTTCCGGCTACGTGAACGAAACCATCAGTTGGATTGACGATTCCGCAGATGATCGATATGAGCGTCGTCTTACCCGCTCCGTTGGGACCGAGGAGGGCAATGATTTCGCCTTCTTGAATTTCCAAAGAAACATTTTTTAAGGCCTGAAAACCGTTCGAATAGGACTTCGAAAGATTACTGATAGAAACAATGGAGGATTGCCGTTTCATATTTTTAATTCTTCTCTGATCTCGTAAAATACAATGGATAGAATGCCTAAAATAGCGGAACCTATTTTTCAGCCCAGCATGATTTAGAAAAAGAATCTAAGAAAGAATCTGCGTTTATTCCCCCAAAGTGATCGCAAGAAACGTCAGGTCGTCCATCAACTCTTGCGACTCTCTAAAAAGATAAAGGCACTTCAGATGTGAATCTAAAATTTGAGAGATAGGAGTTTGTAAGTTCTCTTGAAGATAAGAATGAAATCGATCTTCTCCGTAGAGCTGCATTAGATTCTTATCAAATACTTCGAAAGCTCCGTCCGAAAATAAAAAAAGCCGAAATGGAGAATCGAACTGATACGAGCGAGTGTCAAATTTTGCGGAAGCCTTGAGTCCGAGGATCGGGCCGGTCTTTGGCAAAGTGATTTTGGCGTCTTTGGTAAGAATGACTTGTTCGGGATGTCCTCCCGAAGCGTATTGAATTCTACCGGAGTTCGGATCCCAGTCTAGAATAAACGCGGTAAAAAGAGAATTCAGATTGTGGAACATCGGATGAATCTTTTGATTCAATTGTTCTAATATGATTCCCGGTTGCGAATCCATTTCCTCCACGGTATCATAGTCAGCTTTGATCGCCATCGTTAAGAGCGCCGCCTGGGTTCCGTGACCGGTTGCGTCCGCGATAAAAAATCTCCAAGAGCCGTTTTTTGTTTTTCGAATATCGTAGAGGTCGCCGCCGATCGGTCCCATAGGAAGATATAAGACGGACCAAGGAAAAGGCCAATTTTTAGCATGCGGATTTGGAAACATGGACTTCTGCAATTTTTCAGCGGTATGAAGATCCGATTGAAGGAGATTG
This is a stretch of genomic DNA from Leptospira tipperaryensis. It encodes these proteins:
- a CDS encoding flavin-containing monooxygenase, whose translation is MKSNIKVCVVGAGPSGIAAAKNCVQYGLDVVVFEKNDKVGGNWVFNSKTGHSSVYENTHIISSKFWSEYEDYPMPEDYPEYPNHKQLQAYFESYSKHFGVYKKIRFNHTIQKITRTEEGKWKVDFSDASKKKKVEIFDVLMVANGHHWNPKYPEYPGKFTGKFIHSHDFKGVTNEWKGKDVLVIGGGNSACDVAVESARVANSVKLSMRSPQWFFPKFLFGMPSDVFAATTPSWIPSKIKQFVLTKLLYILQGPYKNYGLPENTTLALSHHPTLNSDLLDFIRHGRIKPRPAIKALHGKEVEFVNGVREHFDIICACTGFWTTFPFFDKSFIDFQYVEKIPLFRKMMHNDYQNLYFIGLFQPVGCIWPMADYQAKLACMEILGKYQRPKDLKAAIQYEIKHPHFTFGGGQRHAVEVDYHAFRNELKTELLKAGIDIGKPPGGKKSLYKVYSKIVSQEPVASK
- a CDS encoding MerR family transcriptional regulator → MKKKPNPAKDEDSNQKELELDLEILGKLVVGIGEVSEITQIPVRKIRYWEDKGIIRSLTEEEGKNRRYDYRNIKKILLIKELLDEGFTLEAAAKKVENRIATVNSVFEQLTKFKKTKS
- a CDS encoding nuclear transport factor 2 family protein, which encodes MEKTRSSAEVVKDFFNAFGNGDFEGILRLFDEEASIVAVRNDFDRSGLYGTYKGKDGLQKFLSNLGSHFDTKSFSVDSVIGEGDVAFANGSFVHKLKNTGNLFNSDWALKCIVRDNRILGYHFYEDSAAFEKANVSSEGR
- a CDS encoding SDR family NAD(P)-dependent oxidoreductase, coding for MKRNQNSFLGKKIFISGGSTGIGKGLALEFAQKGASVVISARGKKALEETVKLLKKIGPKDAIYDFVIADVSDVSQVKKAAKKTLQILNGLDLLICNSGYAKVGKVNDMEDSDFRNLMDINFFGHVNVIRAFQDHFIKQGSGDIVLISSMLATFSIYGYGAYSASKFAITGFAQSLRQEMMLHNVRVKIFLPPTTETPGLEKENQDKPDLVKEIEMGSALNATHSVEKVSRAFVSWFPKRKFIGYATWDSWLQYFLVRHFPEWTLLLADGELRSAQKRLNRKNAVN
- a CDS encoding ABC transporter permease, which produces MNLHAIKSIYIFEMSRTWRTLFQSIASPVISTSLYFVVFGSAIGSRIQKVDGVDYGSFIVPGLIMLSLLTESISNSSFGIYFPKFTGTIYEILAAPISMIEIVIGFVGAAATKSVILGTIMLATASLFVPVTIAHPFVMVLFLILTSISFSLFGFIIGIWADNFEKLQIIPMLIITPLVFLGGSFYSASMLPPFWQKVTLFNPVLYLVSGFRWSFYEIADVSVGVSLGMVSIFLTVCMFLVWLIFKTGYKIKK
- a CDS encoding ABC transporter ATP-binding protein — translated: MKRQSSIVSISNLSKSYSNGFQALKNVSLEIQEGEIIALLGPNGAGKTTLISIICGIVNPTDGFVHVAGKDILKEFRFTRSKIGLVPQELSVHAFESVWATVSFTRGLYGKAPNPDYIEKLLKSLSLWDKKDSTIITLSGGMKRRVLIAKALSHEPAVLFLDEPTAGVDVELRKDMWNIVRNLRESGVTIILTTHYIEEAEEIADRIGVMNKGELILVEDKKILMQKLGKKQILVDLDKSLKKIPATLKTKGLELSKNGKQLVYTYDPHAKQTGISALLQELKKAKIEFQDLNTTQSSLEEIFVQLVKESE